One Saprospiraceae bacterium DNA window includes the following coding sequences:
- the nqrE gene encoding NADH:ubiquinone reductase (Na(+)-transporting) subunit E: MENLLNILIKSIFVENVVFAFFLGMCSFLAVSKKVKTAFGLGLAVIFVMVLTTPLNYLILTYMLKDGALAWIHPSLATVDLTFLSFILFISTIAGAVQLVEMVVEKFTPALYNALGIFLPLITVNCSILGTSLFMQEREYNFAETAVFSVGAGIGFFIAIVLLAAIRERLRYSNIPEPLQGLGMAMIVTGLMGMAFLSFSGIQL; the protein is encoded by the coding sequence ATGGAAAATCTGCTCAACATACTCATCAAATCCATTTTCGTCGAGAACGTGGTGTTCGCGTTTTTCCTCGGGATGTGCTCTTTTTTGGCCGTGTCGAAAAAAGTAAAAACGGCATTTGGCCTCGGCCTCGCCGTCATTTTCGTGATGGTGCTGACCACGCCACTCAACTACCTGATTTTGACCTATATGCTCAAAGACGGCGCGTTGGCATGGATACATCCTTCACTGGCAACGGTGGATTTGACCTTTCTGTCGTTCATCCTCTTCATCTCCACCATTGCGGGCGCGGTGCAATTGGTGGAAATGGTGGTGGAAAAATTCACGCCGGCCCTCTACAACGCGCTCGGCATTTTCCTCCCGCTCATCACGGTGAACTGTTCCATCCTCGGCACTTCGCTCTTCATGCAGGAGCGCGAGTACAATTTTGCTGAAACAGCCGTGTTCTCCGTGGGGGCGGGCATCGGATTTTTCATTGCCATCGTATTGTTGGCAGCCATCCGAGAGCGGCTGCGCTATTCCAACATCCCCGAACCATTGCAAGGCTTGGGCATGGCCATGATAGTCACGGGACTGATGGGCATGGCGTTTCTGAGTTTCTCCGGTATTCAACTTTGA
- a CDS encoding RagB/SusD family nutrient uptake outer membrane protein, protein MKKIATLLLLALAFTACQKEFLEKKPIVGVTEENFYRTEADAIAAVNAAYATMQFELSPAGHFRWFWGDIMSDDAIKGGSGDNDVNALLQLETFKGPTNTDLLESEWGANFEGIYRANVVLEKVPAIEMDRKLKARILGEAKFIRAWNFYNLVVMFGGVPLVDHVLAPSEYNMPRASADDIWNLIEKDLTEASADLWKRSEYPAADLGRITKGAAQALLAKTYLWRKKWAEAKTITAEIIASNEYQLTQNYADIFTLDGENNAESVFEIQYMNASGGNWGKNNANEGTFTNVFQRARGQFAGFGFNIPTQDFVDEFFKEGFEDPRLKSTVFRVGEPMGDRGIFTLAATGDMPHIYYPKKYFSNKSEDAPFGDPNPNGGSNDRVIRYADVLLMHAEAAFQTGDEPAARASLNQVRTRVGIPSIGASGADLLNAIYRERRIELGLEAHRFFDLVRTGRAAQVLGGLGFRAGTHELFPIPQSQILATGGALTQNPGY, encoded by the coding sequence ATGAAAAAAATAGCCACGCTTTTGCTGCTTGCCCTTGCTTTCACGGCTTGCCAAAAGGAGTTTTTAGAGAAAAAACCCATCGTCGGGGTGACGGAAGAAAATTTCTACCGCACCGAAGCCGATGCCATTGCCGCGGTCAATGCCGCCTACGCGACTATGCAATTCGAGCTGTCGCCCGCTGGTCATTTTCGTTGGTTTTGGGGCGACATCATGTCCGACGATGCCATCAAAGGCGGCTCCGGCGACAACGACGTGAACGCGCTGCTGCAGCTCGAAACGTTTAAAGGCCCCACCAATACCGACTTGCTCGAGTCCGAGTGGGGCGCGAATTTCGAGGGCATCTATCGCGCCAACGTGGTGTTGGAAAAAGTGCCCGCCATCGAGATGGATAGGAAGTTGAAAGCGCGGATTCTGGGGGAGGCCAAGTTCATACGAGCCTGGAATTTTTACAATCTCGTCGTCATGTTTGGCGGAGTACCGTTGGTTGACCACGTGCTGGCACCGTCGGAGTACAATATGCCTCGCGCATCGGCAGACGACATCTGGAATTTGATTGAAAAAGACCTGACCGAGGCCAGCGCAGACCTGTGGAAGCGCAGCGAATACCCGGCGGCGGATTTGGGGCGCATCACAAAGGGCGCGGCACAGGCATTGCTGGCAAAAACCTACCTCTGGCGCAAAAAATGGGCGGAGGCCAAAACCATCACCGCCGAAATCATCGCCTCGAACGAGTATCAACTCACGCAGAACTATGCCGATATTTTCACGCTCGACGGTGAAAACAACGCCGAATCAGTCTTTGAAATCCAATACATGAACGCTTCGGGGGGCAACTGGGGCAAAAACAACGCGAACGAGGGCACTTTCACCAACGTCTTCCAGCGCGCGCGCGGCCAATTTGCGGGCTTTGGCTTCAACATCCCGACGCAGGATTTTGTGGACGAGTTTTTTAAGGAAGGCTTTGAAGACCCGCGACTGAAATCCACCGTTTTTCGCGTCGGCGAGCCGATGGGCGACCGGGGCATTTTCACGCTCGCCGCCACAGGCGATATGCCGCATATCTACTACCCGAAAAAATACTTCAGCAACAAAAGCGAGGACGCGCCTTTTGGCGACCCCAACCCGAACGGAGGCTCCAACGACCGCGTCATTCGCTACGCCGATGTGCTGCTGATGCACGCCGAAGCCGCTTTCCAAACAGGCGATGAGCCGGCCGCGCGCGCCTCGCTCAATCAAGTGCGGACGCGGGTCGGCATCCCATCCATCGGGGCTTCGGGGGCGGATTTGCTCAATGCCATCTACCGCGAGCGGCGCATCGAATTGGGCTTGGAAGCGCATCGTTTCTTCGACCTCGTGCGCACCGGACGGGCCGCGCAGGTGCTTGGCGGTCTTGGATTCAGAGCAGGCACGCACGAACTTTTCCCCATTCCCCAGTCGCAGATTTTGGCGACGGGCGGAGCATTGACCCAAAATCCCGGATATTGA
- a CDS encoding FAD:protein FMN transferase, translating into MTKFIVLVALLTSCGKEKPTYTTLAGKAQGTTFTITYQDSLARDFSQPVDSLFRLMDKSMSLWDSASVISRMNRNEPGVVADEHFIAVFEKARSISETTDGIFDATVGPLVKAWGFSIKKGLPPPDSTQVDSLRQLVGFQKIRLENGVLKKTDPRMEIDFNAIAQGYTVDVMADFLEKQGVKNYLVEIGGEVRAAGVNERGSVWNIGIDKPVENEKGRPLQTTVALSGKSLATSGSYRKFVERDGKKFSHAIDPKTGYPITHNLLSVSVIADDCTTADAYATAFLVLGMEKAMELAQQLGLEAYCIYEDEKGALQVRATPGFQ; encoded by the coding sequence ATGACAAAGTTTATCGTGCTTGTTGCCCTTCTCACCTCCTGCGGAAAAGAAAAACCCACCTACACCACTCTCGCCGGCAAGGCGCAAGGCACCACTTTCACCATCACCTACCAAGATTCGCTTGCACGCGACTTTTCCCAACCCGTTGACAGCCTCTTCCGCCTGATGGACAAAAGTATGTCGCTGTGGGACAGCGCCTCCGTCATCAGCCGAATGAATCGCAACGAGCCGGGGGTGGTGGCCGACGAGCACTTCATCGCCGTTTTTGAAAAAGCAAGGAGCATCTCTGAAACCACCGACGGCATATTCGACGCGACAGTGGGGCCACTGGTGAAGGCTTGGGGATTCAGCATCAAAAAAGGGTTGCCACCGCCCGATTCGACGCAAGTGGACAGCCTGCGGCAACTTGTTGGTTTTCAAAAAATACGGCTCGAAAACGGCGTTTTGAAAAAAACCGACCCGCGCATGGAAATTGATTTCAACGCCATCGCGCAAGGCTACACGGTGGACGTGATGGCTGATTTTTTAGAAAAACAAGGCGTGAAAAACTACCTCGTGGAAATTGGGGGAGAAGTACGCGCTGCTGGCGTGAATGAACGCGGCAGTGTCTGGAACATCGGCATTGACAAACCCGTCGAAAATGAAAAAGGCCGGCCCTTGCAAACCACCGTCGCGCTGAGCGGAAAATCACTTGCCACCTCCGGCAGTTACCGCAAGTTCGTGGAGCGCGACGGCAAAAAATTCAGCCACGCCATAGACCCCAAAACCGGCTACCCCATCACGCACAATCTCTTGAGCGTGTCGGTCATCGCCGACGATTGCACCACTGCCGATGCGTACGCGACGGCCTTTTTGGTGCTCGGCATGGAAAAAGCGATGGAACTGGCGCAGCAACTGGGTTTGGAGGCTTACTGCATTTACGAGGATGAAAAGGGCGCGTTGCAAGTGCGAGCCACGCCGGGGTTTCAGTAA
- the nqrF gene encoding NADH:ubiquinone reductase (Na(+)-transporting) subunit F: MLPIISSSIVVFILVIFLLTFLILTAKDRLLPQKDVAIVINGNADRPLIVKPGSTLLTTLSSHNLFLASACGGGGTCAMCKCQVYSGGGEVLATETNHLNRREVAEKLRLACQVKVKEDMEIRVPDAVFGVKKWECEVVSNENVSTYIKEFVVKLPPGENLKFRSGDYIQVDVPEMTINYKTDLYNIPDKFKDDYDNYKIWDLKTTVPEPIFRAYSMANHPAEGNIIKLNIRIATPPWDREKKGWKDVPPGYCSSYVFSRKPGDKVTISGPYGEFHIKDTDKEMVYIGGGAGMAPLRSHIFHLFHTAKTKRKVSFWYGARSRREIFYEDEFRAIEKDFPNFQFHIALSEPLPDDNWTGYTGFIHSVVLKEYLDKHPEPEEVEYYLCGPPMMNEAVKKMLDNLGVPKTNIALDDFGI; this comes from the coding sequence ATGCTCCCGATAATTTCCAGCAGCATCGTCGTTTTCATTCTGGTCATCTTCCTGCTGACCTTCCTCATCCTCACGGCCAAAGACCGATTGCTGCCACAGAAGGATGTGGCCATCGTCATCAACGGCAATGCAGACAGGCCGCTCATCGTGAAGCCGGGCAGTACCCTGCTCACCACCCTGTCGTCGCACAACCTGTTCTTGGCCTCTGCTTGCGGCGGCGGCGGCACTTGCGCCATGTGCAAATGCCAAGTGTACAGCGGCGGCGGCGAAGTGCTAGCGACCGAGACCAACCACCTCAATCGCCGCGAAGTAGCGGAAAAATTGCGCCTCGCCTGTCAGGTAAAAGTGAAGGAAGACATGGAAATCCGTGTGCCCGATGCCGTTTTTGGCGTGAAAAAATGGGAGTGCGAGGTCGTTTCAAACGAAAACGTATCGACCTACATAAAAGAGTTTGTGGTGAAATTGCCGCCCGGCGAAAACCTCAAATTCCGCTCAGGCGACTACATTCAGGTGGATGTGCCGGAGATGACCATCAACTATAAAACAGACCTCTATAACATACCCGACAAATTCAAGGACGACTACGACAACTACAAAATCTGGGACTTGAAAACGACGGTGCCGGAGCCGATTTTCCGCGCCTACTCGATGGCCAACCACCCAGCGGAAGGCAACATCATCAAACTCAACATCCGCATCGCCACACCGCCCTGGGACCGCGAGAAAAAAGGCTGGAAAGACGTGCCGCCCGGCTACTGCTCCTCCTACGTTTTTTCGCGCAAGCCTGGCGACAAAGTGACCATCAGCGGCCCGTATGGGGAATTCCATATCAAAGACACCGACAAAGAGATGGTGTATATCGGCGGCGGCGCTGGCATGGCACCTTTGCGCTCACACATTTTTCACCTGTTTCACACAGCGAAAACCAAGCGTAAAGTTTCCTTCTGGTATGGTGCGCGCAGCCGGCGCGAGATTTTTTACGAAGACGAATTCCGCGCCATCGAAAAGGATTTCCCAAACTTCCAATTCCACATCGCGCTCTCCGAACCGCTGCCCGACGACAACTGGACGGGCTACACGGGCTTTATCCACAGCGTGGTGCTAAAAGAGTATTTGGACAAACACCCCGAACCCGAAGAGGTCGAATACTACCTCTGCGGCCCGCCGATGATGAACGAAGCCGTGAAAAAAATGCTCGACAACCTCGGCGTGCCCAAAACAAATATCGCCCTCGATGATTTTGGGATTTGA
- a CDS encoding family 16 glycosylhydrolase translates to MTIRFFCKSLIFTFLMMVLAFSSCLKDDDGSPAERDLPTITVADMTVEESDADQIFSLEITLSGTHRTNAVVKFAGVDGTATSPEDFEILTTGQLVFAPGETRKTIEFKIVGDEVKEPKEFFEIKFFNPINVRLANDVARIFIEDDDDNTSGLVIPTSGYTSPTSYPGYTLVWADEFDGTAVNPDFWTFETGTGNNGWGNNELQYYREDNATIFNGHLVITAKKQKFGSSDYTSARMITKGKKAFKFGRIDIRAALPKGKGLWPALWMLGTNIDAVSWPACGEIDIMELTGDLPNRVLGTVHFGANFSQHQYITQAKYLSGNANFHDEFHVFSLNWEADKIEFLVDNEVYHTITPASLNGAAYPFNKTFFFIFNVAVGGNLPGAPDASTAFPQSMIVDYVRVFQ, encoded by the coding sequence ATGACAATTCGGTTTTTTTGCAAGTCACTCATTTTCACGTTTCTAATGATGGTGCTCGCCTTTTCGAGCTGCCTAAAAGATGATGACGGCTCTCCTGCCGAGCGCGATTTGCCAACGATTACGGTGGCTGACATGACCGTTGAGGAAAGTGATGCCGACCAGATTTTTTCGCTGGAAATAACGCTCTCCGGGACGCACCGCACGAACGCCGTGGTCAAGTTCGCGGGCGTGGACGGGACGGCGACTTCTCCCGAAGATTTTGAAATTCTGACGACGGGCCAACTCGTTTTCGCGCCGGGCGAGACGCGCAAGACCATCGAGTTCAAAATCGTGGGCGACGAGGTGAAAGAACCTAAGGAGTTTTTTGAAATCAAGTTTTTCAATCCCATCAATGTGCGCTTGGCAAACGACGTGGCAAGGATTTTCATCGAGGATGACGACGACAACACGAGTGGCTTGGTCATCCCGACGAGCGGCTACACCTCGCCGACGAGTTACCCGGGGTACACGTTGGTGTGGGCGGACGAGTTCGACGGCACGGCCGTGAACCCTGATTTCTGGACTTTTGAGACAGGCACGGGCAACAATGGCTGGGGCAACAACGAGCTACAGTATTACCGCGAAGACAACGCCACGATTTTCAACGGGCACTTGGTCATCACCGCCAAAAAGCAAAAGTTCGGCTCGAGCGACTACACCTCCGCTCGAATGATTACGAAGGGCAAAAAGGCGTTCAAATTCGGTCGGATTGACATTCGGGCGGCGCTGCCAAAGGGCAAGGGCTTGTGGCCGGCGCTTTGGATGCTCGGCACCAACATTGACGCGGTGTCGTGGCCTGCCTGTGGCGAAATTGACATCATGGAACTGACCGGCGACCTGCCCAATCGCGTGCTGGGCACGGTGCACTTTGGTGCGAATTTTAGCCAACACCAGTACATCACGCAGGCTAAATACCTTTCAGGGAACGCCAACTTCCACGATGAGTTTCATGTGTTTTCCTTGAACTGGGAAGCCGACAAAATCGAATTTTTGGTGGACAACGAGGTCTATCACACCATCACGCCAGCCAGTTTGAATGGCGCGGCTTATCCGTTCAACAAGACCTTTTTCTTTATTTTCAACGTGGCGGTTGGCGGCAACTTGCCGGGAGCGCCCGACGCATCCACTGCTTTTCCGCAGAGCATGATTGTGGATTATGTGCGGGTTTTTCAATGA
- the nhaD gene encoding sodium:proton antiporter NhaD, producing the protein MALLIVAVFITGYALIALEHPLKIDKAASALLTGVLCWLLLLYGIEAMPGFPGIDRAVYPDNHAFIEHSLFEHLGEIAGILFFLLGAMTIVELVDVHDGFRAITDRIATTDRVKLIWIISWVSFFLSAGLDNLTTSIVMCALIRRIIKDKENMWLIGGFVIIGANAGGAWSPIGDVTTIMLWIGGQVTTLNIIREIFLPSSVSLLVPLLVASYFLKGKVEPPDVAEIANGNGHGNGNGHTTTPFERNLMFVMGGMALLSVPVFKTITGFPPYMGILLALGVMWYITELLHWRKEPDFRREFSVAAMLHRIDTPSILFFLGILLAVGSLDASGHLHLLAEELDKTFGNIYVINTLIGMLSAIVDNVPLVAACMGMYELSEFPPDHDFWELLAYCAGTGGSILIIGSAAGVAAMGVLKIDFLWYLRRISPYALVGYLSGVLTYYIENEIFRMAAQ; encoded by the coding sequence ATGGCCTTATTGATTGTCGCGGTGTTTATCACCGGATATGCACTGATTGCGCTCGAACACCCCCTAAAAATTGACAAAGCCGCCTCTGCCCTGCTCACGGGAGTACTTTGCTGGTTGTTGCTACTTTATGGCATCGAGGCGATGCCGGGTTTCCCCGGCATTGACCGAGCGGTATATCCCGACAACCACGCCTTTATCGAGCACAGCCTGTTTGAGCATCTGGGCGAAATCGCCGGGATTCTCTTTTTCCTGCTCGGTGCCATGACCATCGTGGAACTGGTGGACGTGCACGATGGCTTTCGCGCCATCACTGACCGCATCGCCACAACGGATAGGGTCAAACTCATTTGGATAATTTCTTGGGTTTCCTTCTTCCTTTCCGCAGGGCTTGACAACCTGACCACCTCCATCGTGATGTGTGCCCTGATTCGCCGCATCATCAAGGACAAGGAAAATATGTGGCTCATCGGCGGCTTCGTCATCATCGGCGCCAACGCGGGCGGCGCATGGTCGCCCATCGGCGATGTCACCACCATCATGCTTTGGATTGGTGGGCAAGTCACCACACTGAACATCATTCGGGAGATATTCCTGCCTTCCTCGGTGAGTCTGCTGGTGCCGCTGCTCGTCGCTTCTTATTTTCTGAAAGGAAAAGTGGAGCCGCCCGATGTTGCAGAAATAGCCAACGGCAACGGGCATGGCAACGGCAACGGACACACCACCACCCCCTTCGAGCGCAACCTGATGTTTGTGATGGGAGGCATGGCTCTGCTGTCAGTGCCAGTGTTCAAGACGATTACCGGCTTCCCGCCTTACATGGGCATCCTGCTCGCGCTGGGCGTGATGTGGTACATCACCGAGCTGCTCCATTGGCGCAAGGAACCCGATTTCCGCCGCGAATTCTCGGTGGCCGCCATGCTGCACCGCATTGACACCCCGAGCATCCTGTTCTTTCTCGGCATCCTGCTCGCGGTCGGCTCGCTCGATGCTTCCGGCCACTTGCATCTTTTGGCAGAAGAATTAGACAAAACTTTTGGGAACATCTATGTCATCAACACACTCATCGGGATGTTGTCGGCCATCGTGGACAACGTGCCGTTGGTAGCCGCCTGTATGGGCATGTACGAATTGTCGGAGTTCCCGCCCGACCATGATTTCTGGGAATTGCTGGCCTACTGTGCTGGCACGGGGGGCAGCATCCTCATCATCGGCTCGGCAGCAGGCGTGGCGGCGATGGGTGTGCTGAAGATTGACTTCTTGTGGTATTTGAGGCGTATCTCGCCGTATGCGCTGGTGGGCTATTTGAGTGGGGTATTGACCTATTATATCGAAAACGAAATCTTTCGGATGGCGGCGCAATAA
- a CDS encoding T9SS type A sorting domain-containing protein, whose amino-acid sequence MCHFDAFALRVYPNPVSAEEVLSIEGLDMEGSDFVLRDLTGRLVLEATVTGGQVRVSEASLANGLYFFSILKNGLPVGSGKVVLAR is encoded by the coding sequence GTGTGCCATTTTGATGCGTTTGCCCTGCGGGTGTACCCCAACCCTGTTTCCGCTGAGGAGGTGCTGTCCATCGAAGGCCTCGACATGGAGGGGAGCGATTTCGTGCTTCGTGACCTGACGGGCAGGCTGGTGCTGGAGGCGACCGTCACGGGCGGTCAGGTCAGGGTGAGCGAGGCCAGTTTGGCAAACGGGCTATATTTTTTCAGCATTTTGAAAAACGGTTTGCCTGTGGGGAGCGGGAAGGTGGTGTTGGCGAGGTGA
- a CDS encoding CBS domain-containing protein produces the protein MLSVQKLLEGKRLNMTFSVTPNHMVIDALELMAEKNIGAVLVMEGDRLAGIFSERDYARKGIVQGRKAKSTPVAEVMTANVFTVSPTMDIEDCMQLFSDKKIRHLPVMENGRVVGMLSIGDIVSAIIREQKDHITFLEQYISGT, from the coding sequence ATGCTCTCAGTACAGAAACTGCTCGAAGGAAAACGATTGAACATGACTTTCTCCGTCACGCCCAACCACATGGTCATTGACGCGCTCGAGTTGATGGCCGAAAAAAACATCGGCGCGGTGCTCGTGATGGAAGGCGACCGTTTGGCAGGTATTTTCTCCGAGCGCGACTATGCTCGCAAAGGCATCGTGCAGGGGCGCAAAGCGAAAAGCACCCCCGTAGCGGAAGTGATGACGGCCAACGTGTTCACGGTGTCGCCCACTATGGATATTGAAGATTGCATGCAGCTCTTTTCGGATAAAAAAATCCGACACCTGCCCGTCATGGAAAATGGCAGAGTTGTTGGTATGCTTAGCATTGGTGATATTGTGTCGGCTATTATTCGGGAACAAAAAGACCACATCACGTTCTTGGAGCAATACATCTCCGGCACCTAA
- a CDS encoding glycoside hydrolase family 16 protein, which produces MRVVFLCAFYALLGLALLPTGCFSGKNTAAGGGKKRLVWSDEFNYTGLPDSSKWSYDVGDGCPNLCGWGNNELEFYTANRLENARVENGYLVIEARREKMGSRDFTSARMVTKQKGDWLYGRIEARAKLPKGKGIWPAIWMLPTDWAYGGWPRSGEIDIMEFVGYMPDSVFGTVHTDRFNGMKNTQKTGGLFSNSLSDDFHQYAIEWDADKIDFYFDGLKYHTFRNLREGTDAWPFDRAFHLVLNVAVGGHWGGKMGVDESIFPQKMLVDYVRVYQIEPPATAQISKK; this is translated from the coding sequence ATGAGAGTAGTTTTTTTGTGCGCGTTTTACGCACTTTTGGGACTGGCCTTGCTGCCGACGGGGTGTTTTTCGGGAAAAAACACGGCGGCGGGTGGCGGCAAAAAACGCCTTGTGTGGTCGGACGAGTTCAACTACACAGGCTTGCCTGATTCCTCGAAGTGGAGCTACGACGTGGGCGACGGCTGCCCGAACCTCTGTGGCTGGGGCAACAACGAGCTCGAGTTTTACACCGCCAACCGACTGGAAAACGCGCGGGTCGAAAACGGGTATCTGGTCATAGAGGCGCGGCGCGAGAAAATGGGCAGCCGCGATTTCACTTCTGCCCGCATGGTCACGAAGCAAAAGGGCGATTGGTTGTACGGACGCATCGAGGCGCGGGCAAAATTGCCGAAAGGCAAGGGCATCTGGCCAGCCATTTGGATGTTGCCGACGGACTGGGCCTACGGCGGCTGGCCCCGGAGTGGCGAGATTGACATCATGGAGTTTGTGGGGTATATGCCCGACAGCGTCTTCGGCACGGTGCACACCGACCGCTTCAACGGCATGAAAAACACGCAAAAAACAGGGGGCTTATTCTCTAATTCGCTCTCCGATGATTTCCACCAATATGCCATCGAATGGGATGCCGACAAAATTGATTTTTATTTCGACGGCCTCAAATACCACACCTTCCGCAACCTCCGCGAAGGCACGGATGCTTGGCCTTTCGACCGTGCTTTTCACCTTGTTCTGAATGTGGCGGTGGGTGGCCATTGGGGTGGAAAAATGGGCGTGGACGAGTCCATTTTCCCGCAAAAAATGTTGGTGGACTATGTAAGGGTATATCAAATTGAACCGCCGGCAACGGCTCAAATTTCTAAAAAATGA